From Streptomyces sp. HUAS MG91, the proteins below share one genomic window:
- a CDS encoding branched-chain amino acid ABC transporter substrate-binding protein, giving the protein MRHRSQLILTAVLTTGALTLSACGSRDEGGDKSGDKGNTTVVIGVDAPLSGDLSAIGIGIKNSVDLAAKTANKNKEVPGVTFQIKALDDVANPSTGGQNATTLVGNKDVLGVVGPLNSSVAQSMQKTFNSANLVEISPANTAPELTQGANYAKQKERQFKTYFRTATTDALQGPYAAQYAYNTLKLKTVYSVDDKKTYGAGLARTFRQEFTKLGGKVVATDHINPDDRDFGAIATKIKNSKADFVYYGGEYPAGAPLSKQIKDAGAKIPVIGGDALQSADYVKLAGKNAEGDFATSVGAPPEQLDTAKKFIADYKAGGYSDPYETYGALSYDAAWAIIQAVKTVVNANDGKVPSDARAKIVEATQKVSFSGVTGQVAFDEYGDTTNRTLTVYQVKGGKHTPVKTGELEK; this is encoded by the coding sequence GTGCGACACCGTTCACAGCTCATACTCACCGCAGTGCTCACGACCGGAGCACTCACGCTCAGCGCCTGCGGATCGCGCGACGAAGGCGGCGACAAGTCCGGCGACAAGGGCAACACCACCGTCGTCATCGGCGTGGACGCCCCGCTCAGCGGCGACCTGTCGGCCATCGGTATCGGCATCAAGAACTCCGTCGACCTGGCCGCCAAGACCGCCAACAAGAACAAGGAAGTCCCGGGCGTCACCTTCCAGATCAAGGCGCTCGACGACGTCGCGAACCCCTCCACCGGCGGTCAGAACGCCACCACGCTCGTCGGCAACAAGGACGTCCTCGGCGTCGTCGGCCCGCTGAACTCCAGCGTCGCCCAGTCGATGCAGAAGACCTTCAACTCCGCCAACCTCGTGGAGATCTCGCCGGCGAACACCGCCCCCGAGCTCACCCAGGGCGCCAACTACGCGAAGCAGAAGGAGCGTCAGTTCAAGACGTACTTCCGCACCGCCACCACCGACGCCCTCCAGGGCCCGTACGCCGCCCAGTACGCGTACAACACCCTCAAGCTCAAGACGGTCTACTCCGTCGATGACAAGAAGACCTACGGCGCCGGCCTCGCCCGCACCTTCCGTCAGGAATTCACCAAGCTCGGCGGCAAGGTCGTCGCCACCGACCACATCAACCCCGACGACCGCGACTTCGGCGCCATCGCCACCAAGATCAAGAACTCCAAGGCCGACTTCGTCTACTACGGCGGCGAATACCCGGCCGGCGCCCCGCTCTCCAAGCAGATCAAGGACGCCGGAGCCAAGATCCCCGTCATCGGCGGCGACGCCCTCCAGAGCGCCGACTACGTCAAGCTCGCCGGCAAGAACGCCGAAGGCGACTTCGCCACCTCCGTCGGCGCCCCGCCGGAGCAGCTCGACACCGCCAAGAAGTTCATCGCCGACTACAAGGCCGGCGGCTACAGCGACCCCTACGAGACCTACGGCGCCCTCTCCTACGACGCCGCATGGGCCATCATCCAGGCCGTCAAGACCGTCGTGAACGCCAACGACGGCAAGGTGCCCTCCGACGCCCGCGCCAAGATCGTGGAAGCCACCCAGAAGGTCTCCTTCAGCGGCGTCACCGGCCAGGTCGCCTTCGACGAGTACGGCGACACCACCAACCGCACCCTGACCGTCTACCAGGTCAAGGGCGGCAAGCACACCCCGGTCAAGACCGGCGAGCTGGAGAAGTAA